ACGGCCGCCGCCCCCGACCCCAGCCGCGCGCGGGGGAACCCGGCCGAGTCCGTGTACAGGCCGGTCGTCGGCGGGATGTTTGTGTAGCGCAGCGACCAGACGACCTCCCCCATCCGGTCTCGGGCGGACTCCTCGACCAGAAATCTTCGCTGGTCATACATGTAGTGGTATTTGCATTCGAGCTTATTGGTGACCCCGTCGGTCGGCGGCTGGAGGATGGCATTCACGCCGTGGTTGATCGTCAACTTGCCGTGACCGCTGACGATCTCGACGTCCTCGACCAGGCCGTTCCTGGAGATGAACTTATAGGAAGCCGCCCGGGCCTGAGCCTGCCTCGGGCTCAGGGGCCCGATGCCGACGGGGACGCCGTACCGCTTGACGACGCTGGCAAAGTACTCGACCTCCTCCTCGCCGCGGTCGCGTTCATACTGTCGCCTGTTGCGCTCGATCTCCCGGCGCGTCGCCGCGCCATCGCGGGCCTGCTTCTCCGAGCCGCCCGCGGGAGGGGCAGCCGGGACGGCGAGCAGGTCCTGATACACCTGGAACAGCGGGTCCTTCGCGGGCTCTCGCAGCATGACGGCTCGCCAGGGCACCGCCCAGCCGATGTTCTTTTCGTCCATTCCGCCGTCGACGACCGCGACCACCCGGTTGAGGCTGTCGAGGACGGGGGCTCCTGAGTGGCCGGGAAAGACATTGCCATGGATGGGCAGCATCAGGACGTTCAGCCCCGGTGTCTTCCGCACCTTGAAGCCGTCCCGGAGGTCCTCATTGATCAGCCTAGTCAGCGGGAACAGAGGCCCTTCAGGCCCCTTTTCGACGTTGACGTCGTCCGGCGTCGGCCGTGGGACCCCTTTGGGATGGCCGATGAAGGTGAGCTTTTCCCCCCGGAGTGCCTCCCAGTCGACGTCTGTCGCCTGCTCGAACCCCTGGGCGTCCAGCCCCGAGAACTCGGGAGACGAGAGCACCGCGACGTCGCTGGCCACGTCAACCTGGACAATCGTCAGCGGTTTGGTGAGCTTCGCCCCCTTTTCCGAGACGGCCTCGATCGTCGCGTCGGAGACCAGGACGCCGTGGAGCGCCGTGACGATGCCGCGGATATGGCGCAGCCGGAATCCCGTCTGCGTGGCGACGATGCGAGGCTCCTCCTTGCTCGGGTCCTTCTGCTTGACCGTGACGAAGTAGATGAATTCGTTCTGGGCGTGCGCCGGTCCGGCCGCGCCAAGGATCGAGAGGGCCCCCAGAATTAGGGCGAGCGCCGGTTGCCTGGACATTTTCGGCCTCAAGAGATGTTGCCCATTCATCGCGCCCCGGACGTGGCCACCCCGACCCCGGCCTGCCGCCCGGACCGGTTACTGCTGGGCCTGCGCCCTGACCCAGGCGGCGGCGTACCCGACGTTGTTGCAGTCGAAATCGATCCACATGTAGCCGCCGGAGCCCCAGTCGGAGCCCCAGGAGTTCTTGATCAGCCAGGCACGCCTGGCGTCGTCCCAGCCGACGATCGTCACGGCGTGGTTCACGTTGGCGTTCACGTCCGTCCGGTCGCTCACGACCTTGGTCTTGAACACCCCGGCCCCGGCGTAGGCCAGGAAAGCCTCGTCGACATACACCGCGACGGAGAGCGGGCCGTACTGGCACAAGGCCTCCTTGATCGCCTCGCGGTCCGGGATGGGCTTGCCGCTATCGACCAGCCCGAACGCCTCGACCTTGTAGGGCGTCGGCACCGAGCCGCCGCACGCGCCGACGACGCCCTTGTAGGGCACGGTGTCCTCGGTCGCGGTGCCGCCGGCCTTCATGAACTGCCACGCCGTCCAGTACCAGTCCCCGTCGCACCCGCCAGTCTTGCCGCAATCCAGGATGTGCTGCTCGGACGCATCGACCTTGTCGTTGCTCTCGCGGGTCCGCAGGATGCGGCTGCTCTCGAAGGCGGCGGTAGCCGCGAAGCACCAGCACGAGCCACAGCTCCCCTGGCCCGTGTTCTGAAGGTACGGGCGCACGGGAGTCACTGCGTTCGCGGTCCGCCAGTCGAAGGACCTGGCCTTGGGGTCGGGCTTGGTCCCGAGTTCCTCGGGGGCGATTTTCGGCTCGATCTTGCCCTGCTGGAGGAAATCCTTCGGAATCCGCAGGCCGGTGACCTGACGGACCGCGAATTCGAACGCCTTCCTTTCCAGTCGGAACCGTTCCTCCTCGGTCGGCTTCGCGGGGTCGGCATAGAGGGCGTGGCTCGTGAGCTTGAAGTTATTCTTGAGCGTGATCACAGACTGGAAGACTTTATTGAACCGGACTTCGAACCGCGCGTTCGACCGCTGGAGTTCGTCCCGGAGCCGGTCGAACTCGTCGAGCGCCTGCGCGGCCGCGTCCTCCTGGGCCCCCTGCGTATTCGGCCCGGCCTCGCCGCCCGGGGTGATCGTCCCGATGACGGCGATCCCCGCCAGGGCGGCGAACGCGATCCCCGGGGTTACGAGCGTTCGGAGTGTTTTCCTCATGACCGTCTCTTGTCCTGGGAGAATTGGGAGCCCGCCCGTACGCGTCCGGCGGAACGACTCGATGCGGAAAGCTGGGCGGTCGCCCCGGCGCGACCCAACATGAGATCGGCGGCGCAGGACGTACTACCTCGCCAGTTCGATGTGCAGGCGCAGGTCCTTCGGGTCCGGATTGCCGAAGGGTCGCGCGAGCTGGAAATCGAGGTCTCCTTCGTCGAGCACCTGAAAACGGAACACCTTGTACTCCCGTCCGCCGGGCTTCTTGTCCTGACTCTCCGTCGTGACTTCCCCATCGGGCTTCAGCCGATTCGGGTCGTGATTCTTGAGCTTCCAGGTGTATCCCGTGGCCTTCAATTCCAGCCGGACTTCGAGCAGGTCTCCCTTCGCGGCCGTCCCCTCCAGCCGGGTGCGGCTCTGCGTGAGCTGGCTCTGGTCGACGGTGATCCGCACGATTGCCAGTTCGATGTGCAGGCGCAGGTCCTTCGGGTCCGGATTGCCGAAGGGTCGCGCGAGCTGGAAATCGAGGTCTCCTTCGTCGAGCACCTGAAAACGGAACACCTTGTACTCCCGTCCGCCGGGCTTCTTGTCCTGACTCTCCGTCGTGACTTCCCCATCGGGCTTCAGCCGATTCGGGTCGTGATTCTTGAGCTTCCAGGTGTATCCCGTGGCCTTCAATTCCAGCCGGACTTCGAGCAGGTCTCCCTTCGCGGCCGTCCCCTCCAGCCGGGTGCGGCTCTGCGTGAGCTGGCTCTGGTCGACGGTGATCCGCACGACTTGGCCCCCGTCGCGAACCGGCGGGACGACGGCCGCAATGACACATATGAAGACTGCGGAAGCGGTCGCGAGTCTCCGCCGGGAGGGAGGCCGGTCCCGCTCGCGAATACGTCCGTGGAGCCGGGGTGTGATTCCGCAGCTGGCCGGATCTCCGGCCGCGACCGCGTTCGACCGACACATGTCGGGGTACTCCTTGGATCGCGGGACGCCGGGTCACCGGGCCGTCTGTCAGGAATCGCCGGAAGCTGCGCTATCCCGATACCTCTCAACAAATCTCCTGTGATCCCTCCGGAAGGAGAAGCACCGCAGCGGCCAGTCGCCTCATCTTCGAAGGCCAGTACCATCATGTCAAGGATCGGGAAAAGGCTCACGAGGCCGGGCGGGTGCCCGCCCCCATGCGGAAGCAGATGACGCCGACAGCGAGTGTCGTCCAGGCGTCGATGATCGTCCCCGGGGGGGCGTAACGCACCCGCAGCCGGCGCAGCCCCTTCAACCAGCTGATCGTCCGCTCCACGACCCACCGGACCTTCCCCAGCCCGATGCCGTGCGGCGTCCCCCCTTGGCGATGTGCGGATCGGCCCAAGCCAGCGTAGCAACGCCCACGTCCCCTCGCTGTCATACCCGCGATCGGCGTACAGCTCGTCGGGCAATTCCTTCGGCCGGCCCAGCGTCCCCTTTACCCGGGGGAAGTCGAGCACCACGGGCAGGACCTGGCGGTGGTCGCTGGCGTCCGCCCCGGCCCTGCGAATCGCCAGTGGCACCCCGTGGCAGTCGACCAAGGGAGTGTACTTCGTGCCGGATTTGCTGAGGTCTGGCGGACGAATGGCACTTAGATTTTCACAAACGGTTCCCCCGCCGCAGGATAGGAAGCCACGGGCATTCTGGCTCTGATGAGGGCGTACAACCCTCACCGGCTCGGAGCCAGATTGATGTTCAACTACGCGCAGGGACGTCTTCGGCATCAG
The DNA window shown above is from Paludisphaera mucosa and carries:
- a CDS encoding C1 family peptidase, which produces MRKTLRTLVTPGIAFAALAGIAVIGTITPGGEAGPNTQGAQEDAAAQALDEFDRLRDELQRSNARFEVRFNKVFQSVITLKNNFKLTSHALYADPAKPTEEERFRLERKAFEFAVRQVTGLRIPKDFLQQGKIEPKIAPEELGTKPDPKARSFDWRTANAVTPVRPYLQNTGQGSCGSCWCFAATAAFESSRILRTRESNDKVDASEQHILDCGKTGGCDGDWYWTAWQFMKAGGTATEDTVPYKGVVGACGGSVPTPYKVEAFGLVDSGKPIPDREAIKEALCQYGPLSVAVYVDEAFLAYAGAGVFKTKVVSDRTDVNANVNHAVTIVGWDDARRAWLIKNSWGSDWGSGGYMWIDFDCNNVGYAAAWVRAQAQQ
- a CDS encoding protease inhibitor I42 family protein — its product is MRITVDQSQLTQSRTRLEGTAAKGDLLEVRLELKATGYTWKLKNHDPNRLKPDGEVTTESQDKKPGGREYKVFRFQVLDEGDLDFQLARPFGNPDPKDLRLHIELAIVRITVDQSQLTQSRTRLEGTAAKGDLLEVRLELKATGYTWKLKNHDPNRLKPDGEVTTESQDKKPGGREYKVFRFQVLDEGDLDFQLARPFGNPDPKDLRLHIELAR